In Carya illinoinensis cultivar Pawnee chromosome 9, C.illinoinensisPawnee_v1, whole genome shotgun sequence, the following are encoded in one genomic region:
- the LOC122277107 gene encoding uncharacterized protein LOC122277107: MEVLPARTSDHKPLVIHVLQGEMRRWVRKQRFKYETSWDLEEDCSEVVKRAWTKEEGRRNPLEKVENLLIKSKIALQQWSRKNKRGGERELGVLIARLKQLQQFECKQNVAKIRKVQEEISLLLEKKDLRWRQRAKFNWYKHGDKNTKYFHACTNQRRKRHTIKQVINEQNRMVSGSGEIERASGYYFEELFRSTEPSREDLEGCLVAWSQR, encoded by the coding sequence ATGGAAGTACTACCTGCTAGAACTTCAGATCACAAGCCATTAGTGATTCATGTCTTGCAAGGAGAAATGAGGAGATGGGTGAGGAAACAGAGATTCAAATATGAAACAAGCTGGGATTTAGAGGAAGATTGTTCAGAGGTGGTTAAGAGAGCTTGGACTAAGGAAGAAGGTAGAAGGAACCCCTTGGAGAAAGTGGAAAATTTGTTGATCAAAAGTAAGATAGCTTTACAGCAATGGAGTAGAAAAAATAAGAGAGGGGGAGAAAGGGAACTAGGAGTACTTATAGCAAGGTTAAAACAATTGCAGCAGTTTGAGTGCAAACAAAATGTTGCTAAGATCAGAAAAGTGCAGGAAGAAATAAGCTTGCTATTGGAAAAAAAGGATTTAAGGTGGAGACAGAGAGCAAAGTTTAATTGGTACAAGCATGGAGACAAAAATACAAAGTATTTTCATGCTTGTACAAACCAAAGAAGGAAGAGACATACTATTAAGCAAGTCATAAATGAGCAAAATAGAATGGTGAGTGGAAGTGGGGAAATTGAAAGAGCTTCTGGCTATTATTTTGAGGAGTTGTTCAGGTCTACTGAGCCATCCAGGGAAGACTTAGAAGGCTGTTTAGTGGCATGGAGCCAAAGGTGA
- the LOC122277108 gene encoding uncharacterized protein LOC122277108 codes for MNDRLLKNFSIAEVEEALRQMVPLKSLGPDGFGACFYQSHWNQVADEVCVAVLSTLNGNSWLPKLNYTFIALIPKLKEPKHTRKRGKEGSVAVELDMSKAYDHIEWLFLEAVMKKLGFCEKLIALIMSGVSTRRKGEFSGGSEKGWLSPNSLASAVYREKYSKQSSLLEGKLGSKPSLIWKSICNARDLIKEGMGWRVGDGKKILIWGHKWLNTPTSFSVQSLVSVLRADTTVDELTGENKGERNEERIQAIFHDEEMDKIRRSRGKSLMEKQVDHIWKKIWELEVPNMVKAFLWKAANELLATKKKLYQKKIVKDPICPICHREEELVMHKWRRAEGDFMALWEKLMDGFDREKLEVVAIQMRNVWLRRNTFVFENRLSCPKRLLLSAIEVLEEYKQANRRKNADIKRGKMGMGVIMRDVNGEALLAACDKKFNVQLAEVAECYALWKALKVCSDLNVQKVIFEGNAKGVIAAVQSEEENLSIIGPLVDDIRDVLSDRKEWSLQFDYREMNKVAHNLGKICFKFR; via the exons ATGAATGACAGGTTATTAAAGAATTTCTCTATAGCAGAAGTTGAGGAGGCTTTGAGACAAATGGTTCCTTTGAAGTCCCTTGGTCCTGATGGCTTTGGTGCTTGCTTCtaccaaagtcattggaatCAAGTAGCAGATGAGGTGTGTGTTGCTGTGCTATCTACTCTCAATGGTAACTCTTGGCTTCCTAAGTTGAATTACACGTTTATTGCCCTTATTCCTAAGCTGAAAGAGCCTAAACAT ACCAGAAAGAGAGGTAAAGAAGGGAGTGTGGCAGTAGAATTGGACATGTCTAAAGCCTATGATCATATTGAATGGCTATTCTTGGAGGCTGTTATGAAGAAACTTGGCTTTTGTGAGAAATTGATTGCTTTGATAATGAG TGGGGTAAGTACCAGAAGGAAGGGGGAATTCAGTGGAGGAAGTGAGAAAGGATGGCTG TCTCCTAACTCTCTGGCCTCAGCTGTCTATAGAGAGAAGTATTCCAAACAATCCAGCTTATTGGAAGGAAAATTGGGCTCTAAACCTTCTCTGATATGGAAAAGCATTTGTAATGCTCGTGATTTGATTAAGGAGGGAATGGGGTGGAGGGTTGGTGATGGCAAGAAGATTCTAATATGGGGTCATAAGTGGTTGAATACACCTACTTCTTTTTCAGTTCAGTCACTAGTATCAGTACTGAGGGCAGATACAACAGTTGATGAGTTAACGGGAGAAAACAAGGGAGAGCGAAATGAAGAAAGGATTCAAGCTATTTTTCATGATGAAGAG ATGGATAAAATAAGAAGGAGTAGAGGGAAATCTTTAATGGAGAAACAGGTTGATCATATATGGAAGAAAATATGGGAGCTTGAAGTGCCAAACATGGTGAAGGCATTCTTGTGGAAGGCAGCTAATGAATTACTAGCTACAAAGAAAAAACTGTACCAAAAAAAGATAGTGAAGGATCCCATCTGTCCTATATGTCATAGAGAAGAGGAGTTAGTGATGCAT AAATGGCGAAGGGCTGAAGGGGACTTTATGGCATTATGGGAAAAATTGATGGATGGTTTTGACAGAGAAAAACTAGAAGTTGTAGCTATACAGATGAGGAACGTTTGGCTAAGAAGAAATACATTCGTGTTTGAGAACAGACTCTCATGTCCAAAAAGACTGCTCTTATCAGCTATAGAGGTACTGGAGGAATATAAACAAGCAAACAGAAGGAAAAATGCAG ATATCAAAAGGGGGAAAATGGGAATGGGGGTGATCATGAGAGATGTTAATGGAGAGGCATTGCTTGCAGCATGTGACAAAAAGTTTAATGTTCAATTAGCAGAAGTGGCAGAATGCTATGCTCTTTGGAAGGCTTTGAAGGTGTGCAGTGATCTGAATGTGCAGAAAGTAATATTTGAAGGAAATGCTAAAGGAGTTATAGCAGCTGTGCAGAGTGAAGAAGAAAATTTGTCTATCATAGGTCCCTTAGTTGATGACATTAGGGATGTTTTGAGTGATAGGAAAGAGTGGAGTTTACAATTTGATTATAGAGAAATGAACAAAGTTGCACATAATTTGGGCAAAATTTGCTTTAAGTTtagatga